A DNA window from Bos mutus isolate GX-2022 chromosome 11, NWIPB_WYAK_1.1, whole genome shotgun sequence contains the following coding sequences:
- the ELMOD3 gene encoding ELMO domain-containing protein 3, translating into MNENSHSFHEKELRDGQVESVSAGSSPPCDKDSSALLAFRGISISELKNHSVLQALTAEANAWEPRVVSTEVLQAQEEWEAVESIHPETGSQASMDQPGQLISFSEALQHFQTVDLSSFKKRIQPTIRRTGLAALRHYLFGPPKLHQGLREERDLVLTIAQCGLDSQDPMHGRVLQTIYKKLTGSKFDCALHGDHWEDLGFQGTNPATDLRGAGFLALLHLLYLVMDSKTLLMAREILRLSRHHIQQFPFCLMSVNITRIAIQALREECLSRECNRQQKVIPVVNSFYAATFLRLAHVWRTQHKTISDSGFVLKDLEMSAKKSPRRLLKTLETYLAGVSKGQASLLGTQKCSGPQAPHSKDLTFTGVCDLPSHSSEGTWLI; encoded by the exons ATGAATGaaaactctcactctttccatGAGAAAGAATTAAGAGATGGACAG GTTGAAAGTGTGTCTGCTGGGTCCTCTCCACCATGTGACAAGGACAGCAGTGCTCTTCTGGCTTTCAGAGGAATTTCT ATCTCAGAGTTGAAGAACCACAGCGTCCTCCAGGCCCTGACAGCAGAGGCGAACGCCTGGGAGCCCCGTG TTGTGAGTACAGAAGTCCTCCAAGCCCAAGAAGAATGGGAAGCTGTGGAGAGCATCCACCCAGAGACAG GGAGCCAGGCCAGCATGGACCAGCCTGGGCAGCTCATCTCCTTCAGTGAGGCCCTGCAGCATTTCCAGACAGTGGACCTCTCCTCCTTCAAG AAAAGAATCCAGCCCACCATCCGAAGGACCGGGCTTGCTGCCCTCCGGCACTACCTCTTCGGGCCTCCGAAGCTCCACCAGGGCCTCCGTGAAGAAAGGGACTTGGTCTTGACCATCGCTCAGT GTGGCCTGGATAGCCAAGACCCCATGCACGGCCGAGTCCTGCAGACCATCTATAAGAAGCTGACTGGCTCCAAGTTTGACTGTGCCCTCCACGGAGACCACTGGGAAGATCTGGGCTTTCAGG GAACAAATCCAGCCACAGACCTCAGAGGAGCAGGCTTCCTTgccctcctgcatctcctgtacctGGTGATGGACTCAAAGACTTTGCTAATGGCCCGGGAGATTCTCCGCCTGTCTCGTCATCATATCCAG CAATTCCCCTTCTGTTTGATGTCTGTGAATATCACGCGTATCGCCATCCAGGCCTTAAGAGAGGAGTGTCTCTCCAG GGAATGTAACCGGCAGCAGAAAGTGATCCCCGTGGTGAACAGCTTCTATGCCGCCACCTTCCTCCGCCTGGCACACGTCTGGAGGACACAGCACAAGACCATCTCAGACTCAGGCTTTGTCCTCAAGG ATTTGGAGATGTCGGCCAAGAAGAGCCCCAGACGGCTGCTCAAAACCCTGGAGACCTACTTGGCTGGAGTGTCAAAGggacaggcctccctgttggGGACACAGAAGTGCTCTGGGCCACAAGCCCCTCACTCCAAGGATCTCACTTTCACAGGCGTGTGTGACCTGCCATCACACTCGTCCGAAggcacgtggctgatctga